One Halarcobacter ebronensis genomic window carries:
- the rpmB gene encoding 50S ribosomal protein L28, giving the protein MSRRCAVSGKGPMVGNNVSHAKNRTKRRFLPNLRTVKVTLEDGTSRKIRISAKELRTLKKQS; this is encoded by the coding sequence ATGTCAAGAAGATGCGCAGTATCAGGAAAAGGACCTATGGTTGGTAACAACGTAAGTCACGCAAAAAACAGAACTAAGAGAAGATTTTTACCAAACTTAAGAACAGTTAAAGTTACACTAGAAGATGGTACAAGTAGAAAAATCAGAATCTCTGCTAAAGAGTTAAGAACTCTTAAAAAACAATCATAG
- a CDS encoding DNA ligase — protein sequence MFSIIFKRLTMKYIILSLLSIFSFAIELQHPQIYKNNENINTWVMSEKLDGIRAYWDGKQFLTRKGKVIYVPKWFIKNFPNFELDGELYTKRDDFENIQSIVLDKNPSKKWEEITYNIFEIPNAKGDFYKRLEKAKNWFEKNPNEKVKIIEQKKVKNEENLNSFFNEIVLNKGEGVIVKDPSKEYQAGRTPFVLKMKNAQDMEGEVIDINISEKTKVLKSLVIKLENGITFNLGGGFTKEQRENPPKIGEIVTFKYFGFTKNGKPKFASFLHIRKD from the coding sequence ATGTTTAGTATTATTTTCAAAAGGTTAACAATGAAATATATTATACTATCTCTTTTATCTATTTTCTCTTTTGCCATAGAGCTACAACATCCACAAATATATAAAAACAATGAAAATATCAACACTTGGGTAATGAGTGAAAAACTTGATGGGATAAGAGCATACTGGGATGGAAAGCAATTTCTTACACGAAAAGGAAAAGTAATCTATGTTCCAAAATGGTTTATTAAAAACTTTCCAAATTTTGAACTTGATGGAGAGTTATATACAAAAAGAGATGATTTTGAAAATATTCAAAGTATTGTTTTAGATAAAAATCCTTCCAAAAAATGGGAAGAGATAACTTACAATATCTTTGAAATACCAAATGCAAAAGGGGACTTCTATAAAAGATTAGAAAAGGCAAAAAATTGGTTTGAAAAAAATCCAAATGAAAAAGTAAAAATAATAGAACAAAAAAAAGTTAAAAATGAGGAAAATCTTAATAGTTTTTTTAATGAGATTGTTCTAAATAAAGGTGAAGGTGTAATTGTAAAAGATCCAAGTAAAGAGTATCAAGCAGGAAGAACACCCTTTGTTTTAAAAATGAAAAATGCCCAAGATATGGAAGGAGAAGTTATAGATATTAATATCTCAGAAAAAACAAAAGTTTTAAAAAGTCTAGTTATAAAACTTGAAAATGGAATCACTTTTAATCTAGGAGGTGGTTTTACAAAAGAGCAAAGAGAGAATCCACCAAAAATTGGAGAGATTGTAACTTTCAAATATTTTGGTTTTACAAAAAATGGCAAACCTAAATTTGCCTCTTTTTTACATATAAGAAAAGATTAA
- the rfaE1 gene encoding D-glycero-beta-D-manno-heptose-7-phosphate kinase produces MRNIQELAQQKESKILVIGDLMIDEYLWGDCERISPEAPVQIVDIKKESTLLGGAGNVISNLVAFGVDVGVLSVVGDDEVGLLVKNMISKQGAKAFLVEQKGRKTSRKTRLMASNSQVVRYDKESKNDISPISVKALFERFQEKINHYDVVLISDYNKGVLTKELLNKVISYSNQIGKKVLVDPKGNDFSKYSGAYLLTPNKKEAELATGFKIQSDLDLKEALAKLQKTANLGVSVITLSENGIAILDKDEVTIKPTVAREVYDVTGAGDTVLASLGFALSLGCDIFKATEFANLAAGVVVGKIGSATASLDEIEDYQATLHKSSIELHIKSFVQIEKTVKRLRNQGKSVVFTNGCFDILHKGHVSYLNTAKSFGDILILGLNSDKSVKRLKGKNRPINTQDDRAYILSALECVDYVVIFDEDTPYELIKLVQPDVLVKGADYEGKEVVGSDIAKQTKLVTFVDGKSTTKTIEKIKKAK; encoded by the coding sequence TTGAGAAATATTCAAGAGTTAGCACAACAAAAAGAGTCAAAAATCCTAGTAATAGGTGATTTGATGATAGATGAATATCTATGGGGAGATTGTGAAAGAATCTCTCCTGAAGCTCCCGTTCAAATAGTTGATATTAAAAAAGAGAGTACACTATTAGGTGGAGCTGGAAATGTTATTAGCAATCTAGTTGCTTTTGGAGTAGATGTTGGAGTTTTATCTGTAGTTGGAGATGATGAAGTTGGTCTTTTAGTAAAAAATATGATTTCAAAACAAGGAGCAAAAGCTTTTTTAGTTGAACAAAAGGGAAGAAAAACTTCAAGAAAAACTAGACTTATGGCTTCAAATTCTCAAGTTGTAAGATATGACAAAGAGAGTAAAAATGATATCTCTCCAATTAGTGTAAAAGCTTTATTTGAGAGATTTCAAGAGAAAATAAATCATTATGATGTGGTTCTTATTTCAGATTATAACAAAGGTGTTTTAACAAAAGAACTTTTAAATAAAGTTATCTCTTACTCTAATCAAATTGGAAAAAAAGTTCTTGTGGACCCTAAAGGAAATGATTTTAGTAAATATAGTGGAGCTTATCTTTTAACTCCAAATAAAAAAGAGGCAGAACTTGCAACTGGATTTAAAATTCAAAGTGATTTAGATCTAAAAGAGGCTTTGGCTAAACTACAAAAAACTGCAAATCTTGGAGTCTCTGTTATAACTTTGAGTGAGAATGGAATTGCAATTTTAGATAAAGATGAAGTTACAATCAAACCAACTGTTGCAAGGGAAGTTTATGATGTAACAGGAGCTGGAGATACGGTTTTAGCTTCACTTGGTTTTGCTTTATCTTTAGGATGTGATATTTTTAAAGCAACAGAGTTTGCAAATTTAGCTGCTGGAGTTGTTGTTGGAAAAATAGGAAGTGCGACAGCAAGTTTAGATGAAATAGAAGATTACCAAGCAACTCTTCATAAAAGTTCAATTGAACTTCATATAAAATCTTTTGTGCAGATTGAAAAAACAGTAAAGAGATTAAGAAATCAAGGCAAAAGTGTAGTTTTTACAAATGGTTGTTTTGATATTTTGCATAAAGGTCATGTAAGTTACTTAAACACAGCAAAATCTTTTGGTGATATATTAATTTTAGGTCTTAACTCTGATAAAAGTGTAAAAAGGTTAAAAGGGAAAAATAGACCAATAAATACTCAAGATGATAGGGCATATATTTTATCAGCTTTAGAGTGTGTTGATTATGTTGTTATTTTTGATGAAGATACTCCTTATGAACTTATAAAACTTGTACAACCTGATGTTTTGGTTAAAGGTGCAGATTATGAAGGCAAAGAGGTTGTTGGTTCAGATATAGCAAAGCAGACTAAACTTGTAACTTTTGTAGATGGAAAAAGTACAACAAAAACAATAGAAAAAATAAAAAAGGCAAAATAA
- a CDS encoding potassium channel family protein, whose translation MSIFKKIKKSLGWEFRTAKPEYDLNPLIYSQLKPFRLPLVLVQVVMIIGTMGYILIDDFPILDAIYQTGITFTTVGFGEVAPISPAGRFFTITLIIFGFALFTLSTAILIEAVIKGNLFELYKERNMLYKIARLRKHFVLFYHNEYTAQLARQFNQNHVPFVVVDPSDDIEEIAKECNYPYYVKEEPYKEKAFLKSHLSSAKGAISLSKNISNNITLIASVRLYEKELGRSPFLIISNAETQNEKLRLMKLGADKVVATPSLMAKRVSAMAIRPDMENVLEEFLYKPDTPIDMEEAFVHEESWAVNKEIKDLQLRDKFKVSIIGITEKKGRFIQMPKGNVLITPGCKLLLVGNQRGITRAKRIVSLRNKPKDL comes from the coding sequence ATGAGCATTTTTAAAAAAATAAAAAAATCCCTAGGATGGGAATTTCGTACTGCCAAACCAGAGTATGATCTAAATCCTCTTATCTATTCACAGTTAAAACCATTTAGATTACCATTAGTTCTAGTTCAAGTCGTAATGATTATTGGAACAATGGGTTATATTTTAATCGATGACTTTCCAATATTAGATGCGATTTATCAAACAGGTATTACTTTTACAACTGTTGGTTTTGGAGAAGTTGCTCCAATCTCTCCAGCTGGAAGATTTTTTACCATTACGCTAATTATTTTTGGATTTGCTCTGTTTACCCTTTCAACTGCAATTTTGATTGAAGCAGTAATTAAAGGGAATTTATTTGAACTTTATAAGGAAAGAAACATGCTTTATAAAATTGCTAGACTTAGAAAACATTTTGTCCTTTTTTATCACAATGAGTATACTGCACAATTAGCTAGACAGTTTAATCAAAACCATGTTCCATTTGTGGTTGTAGATCCAAGTGATGATATAGAAGAGATTGCAAAAGAGTGTAACTATCCATATTATGTAAAAGAGGAACCATATAAAGAGAAAGCATTTTTAAAATCTCACCTAAGTTCAGCTAAGGGTGCAATTTCACTATCTAAAAATATCTCTAACAATATTACTCTTATTGCTTCAGTTAGACTATATGAAAAAGAGTTAGGAAGGTCTCCATTTCTGATTATCTCAAATGCAGAGACTCAAAATGAAAAACTAAGACTTATGAAACTTGGAGCCGATAAAGTTGTTGCAACTCCTTCACTAATGGCAAAAAGAGTTTCAGCTATGGCAATTAGACCAGATATGGAGAATGTTTTAGAAGAGTTTTTATATAAACCAGATACTCCTATTGATATGGAAGAGGCTTTTGTACATGAAGAGTCATGGGCAGTTAATAAAGAGATAAAAGATTTACAATTAAGAGATAAATTTAAAGTCTCTATTATTGGAATTACTGAGAAAAAAGGCAGGTTTATTCAAATGCCAAAGGGTAATGTATTAATTACTCCAGGATGTAAGCTTCTTTTAGTTGGAAACCAAAGAGGAATCACAAGAGCTAAAAGAATTGTCTCTTTAAGAAACAAACCAAAAGATTTATAA
- a CDS encoding YdcH family protein, whose amino-acid sequence MFHEHREVIAQLKESNGYFVTVFEKHNSLDEEIAQMEKNLANQFEIEKKKKEKLRLKDEVYNIIIKHKSEVAV is encoded by the coding sequence ATGTTTCACGAACATAGAGAAGTGATAGCTCAATTAAAAGAGTCAAACGGGTATTTTGTTACAGTTTTTGAAAAACATAATAGTTTGGATGAAGAGATTGCTCAAATGGAAAAAAACCTCGCAAATCAATTTGAGATTGAAAAAAAGAAAAAAGAGAAACTAAGACTAAAAGATGAAGTTTACAATATAATAATAAAACATAAAAGTGAAGTTGCTGTTTAA
- the rfaD gene encoding ADP-glyceromanno-heptose 6-epimerase, producing the protein MKYNNIDFNEKNILITGAAGFIGSSLCFYFQENYPKANVVALDIFRSGETFSNGNLKSFGHFKNLLGFKGQVISGDINDKELLKDLENSFKFDYIFHQAAISDTTVQEQNVMIQTNVNAYEDLLKLAIKHNANMIYASSAATYGDSDRFEIGFEQPNNAYGFSKVMMDNITYKYIEQGVNISIVGLKYFNVYGPREFFKNKTASMVVQFGHQILRGDTPKLFEGSDKILRDFIYIEDVIQANIKACSPKKSGVYNVGTGNARSFEDIVNILQKELNIDNGKEYIPNPYVGAYQFFTQANIDSTKENLDYEPRFSMEEGIKAYIPEIKRLFDTEVKKG; encoded by the coding sequence ATGAAATATAACAATATAGATTTTAATGAAAAAAATATTTTAATAACTGGAGCCGCAGGTTTTATTGGCTCAAGTCTCTGTTTTTACTTTCAAGAGAACTATCCAAAAGCAAATGTTGTAGCTCTTGATATATTTAGAAGTGGAGAGACCTTTTCAAATGGGAATTTAAAAAGTTTTGGACACTTTAAAAACCTTTTAGGGTTTAAAGGACAAGTAATAAGTGGAGATATAAATGATAAAGAGCTTTTAAAAGATTTGGAAAACTCTTTTAAATTTGATTATATTTTCCATCAAGCAGCTATCTCTGACACAACAGTTCAAGAGCAAAATGTGATGATTCAAACAAATGTAAATGCCTATGAGGATTTATTAAAACTTGCAATCAAACACAATGCAAATATGATTTATGCAAGTTCAGCAGCAACCTATGGGGATAGTGACAGATTTGAAATTGGTTTTGAACAACCAAATAATGCTTATGGTTTTTCAAAAGTTATGATGGATAATATTACCTATAAATACATAGAACAAGGGGTAAATATCTCTATTGTTGGATTAAAATATTTTAATGTTTATGGTCCAAGGGAGTTTTTCAAAAATAAAACTGCTTCTATGGTAGTGCAGTTTGGACATCAAATCTTAAGAGGTGATACTCCAAAGCTATTTGAGGGAAGTGATAAAATTTTAAGAGATTTTATCTATATTGAAGATGTAATTCAAGCAAATATTAAAGCTTGTTCTCCTAAAAAGAGTGGTGTTTATAATGTAGGAACTGGAAATGCTAGAAGCTTTGAAGACATTGTAAATATTCTGCAAAAAGAACTTAATATTGACAATGGAAAAGAGTATATTCCAAACCCTTATGTGGGAGCTTATCAATTCTTTACCCAAGCAAATATTGATTCAACTAAAGAAAATTTAGATTATGAACCAAGATTCTCAATGGAAGAGGGAATAAAAGCTTATATTCCTGAGATTAAAAGATTGTTTGATACAGAAGTTAAAAAAGGGTAA
- the argJ gene encoding bifunctional glutamate N-acetyltransferase/amino-acid acetyltransferase ArgJ produces the protein MFTILPTKGFIDQIDGFFCDGIHAGLKPNGKLDLGFIYSDTLCDVDAVFTLNKFQAAPVKHFQRYEKGFKTNFVLINSKNANALTGQSGIDNIDKVFSSLKFDLTNPIMSSTGVIGNPLPVEKIVSGANSFNLSSKNGDNLSKAIMTTDAYPKTSLYEVKLEDGSSFKIGSVAKGAGMINPNLATMLCFICTDAAIPQEDMKELLEANSHTTFNAISVDGDTSTNDTVLLLANKKSNTYNKEAFKEALRLVMHDMAMLMVADGEGAKKAVAFEVNGALNDQEAEIAAKALSNSLLVKTALFGEDPNFGRIASTIGASRVTCDENTLVISYNDVIVFNKGEICFDKAQEAKASQVLKNDKYKVICDLGIAEGKFTAYGCDLGYKYVEINADYRS, from the coding sequence ATGTTTACAATTTTACCTACTAAAGGTTTTATAGACCAAATTGATGGTTTTTTTTGTGATGGTATTCATGCAGGATTGAAACCAAATGGAAAACTAGATTTGGGTTTTATTTATAGTGATACTTTGTGTGATGTGGATGCAGTATTTACACTAAACAAGTTCCAAGCAGCACCAGTAAAACATTTTCAAAGATATGAAAAAGGGTTTAAAACAAACTTTGTTTTAATCAATTCAAAAAATGCAAATGCACTAACAGGACAAAGTGGAATTGATAATATTGACAAAGTATTCTCTTCTTTGAAATTTGATTTAACAAATCCAATTATGAGCAGTACAGGAGTTATTGGAAATCCACTTCCCGTTGAAAAAATAGTATCTGGAGCAAATAGTTTTAACCTATCTTCAAAAAATGGGGATAACTTAAGCAAAGCTATTATGACAACTGATGCTTACCCTAAAACTTCACTTTATGAAGTTAAACTTGAAGATGGAAGCTCATTTAAAATTGGAAGTGTGGCAAAAGGTGCAGGGATGATAAATCCAAATCTTGCAACAATGCTTTGTTTTATCTGTACTGATGCAGCAATTCCACAAGAGGATATGAAAGAGCTTTTAGAAGCTAACTCACATACAACATTTAATGCAATTTCAGTTGATGGAGATACTTCTACAAATGATACAGTTTTATTATTAGCAAATAAAAAATCAAATACATATAATAAAGAGGCTTTTAAAGAGGCTCTTAGACTTGTAATGCATGATATGGCTATGTTAATGGTTGCTGATGGAGAGGGCGCTAAAAAAGCTGTTGCTTTTGAAGTAAACGGAGCATTAAATGACCAAGAAGCAGAGATTGCTGCTAAAGCACTCTCTAACTCACTATTAGTTAAAACTGCACTTTTTGGAGAGGATCCAAATTTTGGAAGAATTGCTTCAACAATTGGTGCAAGCAGAGTTACTTGTGATGAGAATACTCTTGTTATTTCATATAATGATGTTATTGTATTTAACAAAGGTGAAATATGCTTTGATAAAGCTCAAGAGGCAAAAGCTTCACAAGTTTTAAAAAATGATAAATATAAAGTTATTTGTGATTTAGGAATTGCTGAGGGTAAATTTACAGCTTATGGGTGTGATCTTGGATATAAATATGTTGAAATAAATGCAGATTATAGAAGCTAA
- the gmhA gene encoding D-sedoheptulose 7-phosphate isomerase, producing MKNVIEKEFLGHLETIQKVIETMNEPLQKASKLAVETLKNGNKILLFGNGGSAADAQHIAAELTGRYKTERRGLPGIALTTDTSALTAIGNDYGYDRVFDRQVESLAQKGDLLIGISTSGNSKNVINAFKVGQEIGCKIVGLTGRDGGAMNEYCDVNLIVPSNDTPRIQEMHILFGHTICQIIDNELS from the coding sequence TTGAAAAACGTTATTGAAAAAGAGTTTTTAGGACATTTAGAGACTATTCAAAAAGTTATTGAAACAATGAATGAACCATTGCAAAAAGCTTCAAAGCTTGCTGTTGAGACACTAAAAAATGGTAATAAAATTCTATTATTTGGAAATGGTGGAAGTGCAGCAGACGCTCAACATATAGCAGCAGAATTAACAGGAAGATATAAAACAGAAAGACGTGGACTACCTGGAATTGCCCTTACAACAGATACATCAGCACTAACAGCTATTGGAAATGATTATGGATATGATAGAGTTTTTGATAGACAAGTTGAATCTTTGGCACAAAAAGGGGATTTACTTATTGGGATTTCTACTTCTGGAAACTCAAAAAATGTAATTAATGCTTTTAAAGTTGGTCAGGAAATAGGGTGCAAAATTGTTGGTCTAACTGGAAGAGATGGAGGAGCTATGAATGAGTATTGTGATGTAAATTTAATTGTTCCTTCAAATGATACTCCAAGAATTCAAGAGATGCATATACTTTTCGGACACACTATTTGTCAAATTATAGATAATGAGTTAAGCTAA
- the gyrA gene encoding DNA gyrase subunit A, translated as MENLFENQDIIDINIEDSIKASYLDYSMSVIIGRALPDAKDGLKPVHRRILYAMHDLNMSARAPYKKSARIVGDVIGKYHPHGDTSVYDALVRMAQNFSMRAPLVDGQGNFGSIDGDSAAAMRYTEARMTRISEDVLKDLDKDTVNFVPNYDDTLKEPDVLPTRVPTLLLNGSEGIAVGMATKIPPHNLGELLDAVLHMVDNPTATADDLMEFIQGPDFPTGGTIFGRRGIIDAYNTGRGRVRIRAKHHIETKGKKEVIVLDELPYQVNKARLIEQIANLAKDKQIEGISEVRDESDRDGIRVVIELKKDAMGEIVLNNLYKSTPMETTFGIILLAVYNKEPKVFALPELLTVFLSHRKTVIIRRTIFDLEKAKARAHILEGLKIAVDNIDEVVKIIRASENDADAKEKLQARFSLSEIQSQAILDMRLGRLTGLQRDKLEAEYQELLALIAELEAILKSEDKLNEIIKDELKEVREKYSDARRTEIEDSYDEIDIEDLIPNEPMVVTITHNGYVKRVPIKAYEKQRRGGKGKVAVTTHDDDFIERFFVTNTHDTLMFVTNMGQLYWLKVYRIPEGSRTAKGKAVVNLISLRPDEKIMEIIPTTDFDESKSLAFFTRNGIVKRTSLSEFSNIRSNGVRAIVLDDADEIVTAKITTPETQYLMIFTSLGQCIRFDMEKTREQGRSTRGVRGIKFKKDTDFVVDANVVDNEQQELLTVSEKGIGKRTTVDEYRLTNRAGSGVISMKLSSKTGNVVGAVLVDETQDLMALTSVGKMIRVDMESIRKAGRNTSGVIIVNVDAKDKVVSIAKCPKEDDDELDIESADTMDGIDLNEYNLTDNSNDNNDEGIE; from the coding sequence ATGGAAAACCTTTTCGAAAATCAAGATATTATAGATATAAATATTGAAGATAGTATAAAAGCTTCTTATCTGGACTACTCAATGAGTGTTATCATTGGTAGAGCGTTGCCTGATGCTAAAGATGGTCTAAAACCTGTTCATAGAAGAATCCTTTATGCAATGCATGATTTAAATATGAGTGCAAGAGCACCATATAAAAAATCTGCAAGGATTGTAGGGGATGTAATCGGTAAGTATCACCCACATGGAGATACTTCTGTTTATGATGCACTTGTAAGAATGGCTCAAAACTTCTCAATGAGAGCACCTCTTGTTGATGGACAAGGAAACTTTGGTTCTATTGACGGAGATAGCGCTGCAGCTATGAGGTATACAGAGGCTAGAATGACTAGAATCTCTGAAGATGTATTAAAAGATTTAGATAAAGATACAGTTAACTTTGTACCAAATTATGATGATACTTTAAAAGAGCCTGATGTTCTTCCTACAAGAGTTCCAACACTTCTTTTAAATGGTAGTGAAGGTATTGCTGTTGGTATGGCTACAAAGATTCCTCCACACAATCTTGGAGAACTATTAGATGCAGTACTTCATATGGTTGATAATCCAACTGCTACAGCAGATGATTTAATGGAGTTTATCCAAGGACCAGACTTTCCAACAGGTGGTACAATCTTTGGAAGAAGAGGTATTATAGATGCTTATAATACAGGTAGGGGTAGAGTTAGAATTAGAGCTAAACACCATATTGAAACTAAAGGTAAAAAAGAGGTAATTGTTTTAGATGAATTACCATACCAAGTAAACAAAGCTAGACTTATTGAACAAATAGCAAACCTAGCAAAAGATAAGCAAATTGAAGGGATCTCAGAAGTTAGAGATGAATCAGACAGAGATGGTATTAGAGTTGTAATTGAACTTAAAAAAGATGCTATGGGAGAGATTGTATTAAATAACTTGTACAAATCAACTCCTATGGAGACTACTTTTGGAATTATTCTTTTAGCAGTTTATAATAAAGAGCCAAAAGTATTTGCTCTTCCTGAGCTATTAACAGTTTTCTTATCACATAGAAAAACTGTAATTATTAGAAGAACAATTTTTGATTTAGAGAAGGCAAAAGCAAGAGCACATATCTTAGAAGGTCTAAAAATTGCTGTTGATAATATTGATGAAGTTGTAAAAATTATTAGAGCTAGTGAAAATGATGCGGATGCAAAAGAGAAACTTCAAGCAAGATTCTCTTTATCTGAGATTCAATCTCAAGCAATTTTAGATATGAGACTTGGAAGATTAACTGGTCTTCAAAGAGATAAACTAGAAGCAGAGTATCAAGAGTTATTAGCACTTATTGCTGAACTTGAAGCTATTTTAAAATCTGAAGATAAATTAAATGAGATTATCAAAGATGAATTAAAGGAAGTAAGAGAAAAATACTCAGATGCAAGAAGAACTGAGATTGAAGACTCTTATGATGAGATTGATATTGAGGACTTAATTCCAAATGAGCCAATGGTAGTTACAATTACTCATAATGGATATGTAAAAAGAGTTCCAATTAAAGCTTATGAAAAACAAAGAAGAGGTGGTAAAGGTAAAGTAGCTGTTACTACCCATGATGATGATTTTATTGAGAGATTCTTTGTAACGAACACTCACGATACCTTGATGTTTGTTACAAATATGGGACAACTATACTGGTTGAAAGTTTATAGAATCCCAGAAGGATCTAGAACAGCAAAAGGTAAAGCAGTTGTAAATCTTATCAGTTTAAGACCTGATGAGAAGATTATGGAGATTATTCCTACAACAGATTTTGATGAGTCAAAATCTTTAGCATTCTTTACTAGAAATGGTATAGTAAAAAGAACTTCTTTATCAGAGTTTAGTAACATAAGAAGCAATGGTGTTAGAGCTATTGTACTTGATGATGCAGATGAGATTGTAACAGCTAAGATTACAACTCCAGAGACTCAATATTTGATGATATTTACAAGTCTTGGTCAATGTATTAGATTTGATATGGAAAAAACAAGAGAACAAGGTAGATCTACAAGAGGTGTTAGAGGTATTAAGTTCAAAAAAGATACAGACTTTGTAGTTGATGCAAATGTAGTTGACAATGAACAACAAGAGTTGTTAACTGTATCTGAAAAAGGTATAGGAAAAAGAACAACAGTAGATGAGTATAGATTAACTAACAGAGCTGGAAGTGGTGTTATCTCTATGAAACTATCTAGCAAAACAGGAAATGTTGTTGGTGCTGTTTTAGTTGATGAAACACAAGATTTAATGGCTCTTACTTCTGTTGGTAAGATGATTAGAGTTGACATGGAATCAATTAGAAAAGCTGGAAGAAATACTTCTGGTGTAATTATTGTAAATGTTGATGCTAAAGATAAGGTTGTATCTATTGCAAAATGTCCTAAAGAGGATGATGATGAACTAGATATAGAGAGTGCTGATACTATGGATGGTATCGATTTAAATGAGTATAATTTAACAGATAACTCAAATGATAATAATGATGAAGGAATAGAGTAA
- a CDS encoding glycosyltransferase family 4 protein translates to MSFTIDFRSNNLLIDELLKQESISKPKKSSFVDKLFVKKKEYAYIYFHTGTLDNEATEKIKNAKLVIVNSLLAQKEVLSKLNIEKEKVQVIYPAINMEYKKPKEVKEQFCNKHQIDSKKKIIFFTGKNLKSSGVIEFINITMQLTMPDIFMIIAGDSKQIYNLKFQLSKFNLEEKLLLLEDYSDTNELFLASDIFLLPTHNKSFATNVLKAMFCKCVVFTTANNAAKELIDVFSTMENPSDRSIQFKLEAILQNKEDMKLIKKQNRKVAKEYSLENQLQKFNALLETL, encoded by the coding sequence ATGAGTTTTACAATTGATTTTAGATCAAATAATCTTTTAATAGATGAGCTTTTAAAGCAAGAGAGTATTTCAAAGCCTAAAAAAAGCTCATTTGTAGATAAACTTTTTGTAAAGAAAAAAGAGTATGCATATATCTATTTTCATACTGGAACTTTAGATAATGAAGCAACGGAAAAGATAAAAAATGCAAAATTAGTTATTGTAAACTCTTTATTAGCTCAAAAAGAGGTTTTATCTAAATTAAATATTGAAAAAGAAAAAGTTCAGGTAATCTATCCAGCTATTAATATGGAATATAAAAAACCAAAAGAGGTCAAAGAACAATTTTGCAATAAACATCAAATTGATTCAAAAAAGAAGATTATATTTTTTACAGGGAAAAATCTAAAATCTTCTGGAGTTATTGAGTTTATAAATATAACTATGCAACTAACTATGCCTGATATTTTTATGATAATTGCAGGAGATAGTAAACAAATCTACAACTTGAAATTTCAACTTTCAAAATTTAATCTTGAGGAAAAACTTCTTCTTTTGGAAGATTATAGTGACACAAATGAGCTATTTTTAGCTTCAGATATTTTTCTTTTGCCTACTCATAATAAAAGTTTTGCTACAAATGTTCTAAAAGCGATGTTTTGTAAATGTGTTGTTTTTACAACTGCAAATAATGCAGCAAAAGAGTTAATTGATGTTTTCTCTACGATGGAAAATCCAAGTGATAGAAGTATTCAGTTTAAACTTGAAGCAATACTTCAAAACAAAGAAGATATGAAACTAATAAAAAAACAGAATAGAAAAGTTGCCAAAGAGTATAGTTTGGAAAATCAACTTCAAAAGTTCAATGCCCTTTTAGAGACTCTTTAA